The following coding sequences lie in one Hippoglossus hippoglossus isolate fHipHip1 chromosome 14, fHipHip1.pri, whole genome shotgun sequence genomic window:
- the LOC117773957 gene encoding periostin-like isoform X1, giving the protein MHQLLAVTSALVALCCLGSVDSSAYDKIVTHSRIRARSEGPNVCAMQQVLGTQKKYFSTCRNWYKRSICGKKATAVYECCPGYMKLEGMKGCPAVAPIDHVYGTLGLVKATTTQQYADISKLREEIEGQGSFTLFAPSNEAWDLLDPSVRSALVSNVNIELYNALHYHMVNRRLLTKGMKDGMTVNSMYHDLGLHINHYSNGVVTVNCARIIHGNQVATNGVVHVIDRVISAVGSTIKDVLDVDDDLSSFNAAALASGMMDKLDQPGQFTLFAPTNAAFDKLNAGYLERIMGNKDVIAALVNYHLLKTVQCSEAITAGSVYETVEGSSIEIGCDGDSLTVNGIKMVLKKDIVTTNGVIHLIDQVLIPDSAKEVMELMGDTQSVFTDMVSELGLAAAMRPQTEYTLLAPVNGAFTNEVMSTDQNLLRYILENHILKLKVTLSELYNGQLLETLAGQFLRVFIYRTAVCIENACMVRGGKEGSNGAVHLMNSLIQPAKKTMYELLIADGRFKMFLSLMETADLTDLLKQEGSYTMFAPTDEAFTDLSREDLALLRSDLNVLRTILLYHFSNGIFINGGLEGGVTNLLKTLQGNNLQVKSVNNSIHVNSVEVPASDLMATNGVVHIVKNLLYPGDLPVGRQELMVILQKVIRYIKIKYVPGFTYTEIPLTSYKRTITTTHYIETVPDVTKVTRVIEKEPTVTTVGDEGDPSILTRIIEIGDPRVNKVTRVIEGGEFDADGKRITGGARHTTVNEPHIIEGPDFSKITTIHSNPGLIQEESERITKLIKAGGKGAAIRRPPGGEFDADGKRITGGARHTTVNEPHIIEGPDFSKITTIHSNPGLIQEESERITKLIKAGGKGAAIRRPPAGMRRARLVRRHHKPRQ; this is encoded by the exons ATGCATCAGCTGCTCGCCGTGACCTCAGCGCTGGTGGCGCTCTGCTGTCTGGGGAGCGTGGATTCTTCAGCCTACGACAAGATCGTCACCCACAGTCGCATACGGGCCCGGAGTGAAGG GCCCAACGTGTGCGCAATGCAGCAGGTCCTGGGCACCCAGAAGAAATACTTCAGCACGTGCAGGAACTGGTACAAACGCTCCATCTGTGGCAAGAAGGC GACGGCCGTATATGAGTGCTGTCCTGGGTACATGAAGCTGGAGGGTATGAAAGGATGCCCTGCAG TGGCTCCCATCGACCATGTGTATGGTACGCTGGGGCTCGTGAAGGCTACAACCACACAGCAGTACGCTGACATTTCCAAGCTGAGAGAGGAAATTGAAGGCCAAGGCTCCTTCACCCTGTTTGCACCGAGCAATGAAGCCTGGGACCTGCTTGACCCT TCTGTGCGGTCTGCACTGGTGAGCAACGTGAACATCGAGCTGTACAACGCTCTCCACTACCACATGGTGAACCGACGTCTTCTGACAAAAGGGATGAAGGACGGCATGACTGTAAATTCCATGTACCATGACCTGGGGCTCCACATCAACCACTATTCAAATGGG GTTGTGACAGTGAACTGTGCCAGAATCATCCACGGTAACCAGGTGGCCACAAACGGCGTGGTGCATGTGATCGATAGGGTCATCAGCGCCGTGGGCAGCACCATCAAGGATGTCCTGGACGTCGACGATGACCTCTCCTCCTTCAAC GCTGCGGCGTTGGCTTCTGGTATGATGGACAAGCTGGACCAGCCGGGACAGTTCACCCTGTTTGCACCCACCAACGCAGCCTTTGACAAATTGAACGCAGGCTACCTGGAGCGTATCATGGGCAACAAGGATGTTATTGCAG CCCTGGTGAACTACCACCTGCTGAAGACTGTCCAGTGTTCAGAGGCGATCACGGCCGGATCGGTGTATGAGACGGTAGAAGGCAGCAGCATAGAGATCGGCTGCGACGGCGACAGTCTGACGGTGAACGGCATCAAGATGGTGCTGAAGAAGGACATCGTCACCACCAACGGCGTCATCCACCTCATCGACCAGGTGCTCATCCCCGACtcag CCAAGGAAGTGATGGAGCTGATGGGAGACACACAGAGCGTGTTCACCGACATGGTGTCCGAACTGGGATTAGCCGCCGCCATGCGTCCTCAGACAGAATACACGCTTCTTGCTCCAGTCAACGGAGCCTTCACCA aTGAGGTGATGTCAACAGATCAAAATCTGCTGAGATACATCTTGGAAAACCACATCCTGAAGCTGAAGGTCACACTGAGTGAGCTCTACAACGGACAGCTGCTGGAAACACTGGCTGGCCAGTTCCTCCGGGTCTTCATTTACCGCACT GCTGTGTGCATAGAAAATGCCTGCATGGTGCGCGGCGGTAAGGAGGGAAGCAACGGGGCCGTCCATCTTATGAACTCTCTCATCCAACCGGCCAAGAAGACGATGTACGAGCTCCTGATTGCTGACGGGCGGTTCAA GATGTTCCTGTCACTGATGGAAACTGCAGATCTGACTGATCTGCTGAAGCAGGAAGGCTCCTACACCATGTTTGCACCAACTGACGAAGCGTTCACCGACCTGAGTCGAGAAGACTTAGCTCTGCTCAGAA GTGATCTGAATGTCCTGAGAACCATTCTGCTGTACCACTTCAGTAATGGCATCTTCATTAATGGAGGACTGGAGGGAGGAGTTACCAATCTGCTCAAAACGCTGCAGGGCAACAACCTGCAAGTTAAGTCT gTTAACAACTCTATTCACGTCAACTCTGTGGAAGTCCCAGCCAGCGACCTTATGGCCACAAATGGCGTGGTCCATATCGTGAAGAATCTTCTCTATCCCGGAG ACCTTCCTGTGGGCCGTCAGGAGCTCATGGTCATCCTGCAGAAAGTGATTAGatacatcaagataaag TATGTCCCTGGATTTACTTACACTGAGATCCCACTCACTTCCTACA AGAGGACCATCACCACCACTCATTATATTGAAACAG TCCCTGATGTGACAAAGGTGACCAGGGTCATCGAAAAGGAACCGACTGTCACCACGGTGGGTGATGAGGGGGACCCATCCATCCTAACCAGGATCATCGAAATCGGGGATCCAAGAGTTAACAAGGTTACAAGAGTTATTGAGG GTGGAGAGTTTGATGCTGATGGGAAAAGAATTACAG GTGGAGCCAGGCACACCACGGTGAACGAGCCTCATATCATTGAGG GTCCAGACTTCTCAAAAATCACCACCATCCATAGCAACCCCGGTCTGATCCAGGAGGAATCAGAGAGGATTACCAAACTCATTAAGG CGGGAGGTAAAGGAGCGGCCATCAGAAGACCACCAG GTGGAGAGTTTGATGCTGATGGGAAAAGAATTACAG GTGGAGCCAGGCACACCACGGTGAACGAGCCTCATATCATTGAGG GTCCAGACTTCTCAAAAATCACCACCATCCATAGCAACCCCGGTCTGATCCAGGAGGAATCAGAGAGGATTACCAAACTCATTAAGG CGGGAGGTAAAGGAGCGGCCATCAGAAGACCACCAG CTGGAATGAGGAGGGCGAGGCTGGTCAGGCGTCACCACAAGCCGAGGCAGTGA